From a region of the Flavobacterium sediminilitoris genome:
- the cysD gene encoding sulfate adenylyltransferase subunit CysD, giving the protein MTNNSNYLEQLESEAIYILRETAAQFENPALLFSGGKDSIVLVHLALKAFRPGKFPFPLVHIDTGHNFPEAIAFRDYLVNKIGEKLIVASVEDSIKKYNLKETQGRFPSRNSLQTYALLDAIQDNNFDACIGGARRDEEKARAKERIFSVRDDFGQWDPKLQRPELWNILNGKIQKGNNVRVFPISNWTELDVWNYIQKYNIELPNLYFAHERECIVYQDRLVATSQFIQPLEGDTVVVENVRYRTVGDMTCTAAVPSKAETIQDIIDDIVKTRLSERGETRLDDQLSEAAMEDRKKQGYF; this is encoded by the coding sequence ATGACAAACAATAGTAATTATTTAGAACAATTAGAAAGTGAAGCAATTTACATACTTCGAGAAACGGCTGCACAGTTTGAAAATCCTGCATTACTATTTTCAGGAGGAAAAGATTCAATAGTATTGGTTCATTTAGCATTGAAAGCATTCCGTCCTGGAAAATTTCCATTTCCTTTAGTACATATAGATACTGGACATAATTTTCCTGAAGCTATTGCTTTTAGAGATTATCTAGTAAATAAAATTGGAGAAAAATTAATAGTTGCGTCTGTAGAAGATAGTATTAAAAAGTATAATTTGAAAGAAACACAAGGAAGGTTTCCGTCTAGAAATTCTTTACAAACGTATGCACTTTTAGATGCTATTCAAGATAATAATTTTGATGCATGTATTGGAGGAGCAAGAAGAGATGAAGAAAAAGCAAGAGCTAAAGAACGTATTTTTTCTGTAAGAGATGATTTTGGACAATGGGATCCAAAACTACAACGACCAGAATTATGGAACATTCTTAATGGTAAAATCCAAAAAGGAAATAATGTTCGTGTCTTTCCAATTAGTAATTGGACAGAATTAGATGTTTGGAATTATATTCAAAAATATAATATTGAGTTACCTAACTTATATTTCGCTCATGAAAGAGAATGTATTGTGTATCAAGATAGACTAGTAGCAACATCACAGTTTATTCAGCCGCTTGAAGGAGATACGGTAGTAGTGGAAAATGTAAGATATAGAACAGTAGGAGATATGACATGTACGGCTGCTGTGCCTTCAAAAGCAGAAACAATACAAGATATAATAGATGACATTGTTAAAACACGTTTAAGTGAAAGAGGAGAAACCAGATTAGACGATCAACTTTCAGAAGCTGCAATGGAAGATCGTAAAAAACAAGGGTATTTTTAA
- a CDS encoding GLPGLI family protein, whose amino-acid sequence MKNLLFRIVLLIIVTNSFAQNFQGIAFYSSQTQMKDFNISGDNITPDVKERMMEKMKKAFEKTYELKFTSTESIYQEEEKLAVTNPSSGGIRVDVGFSGGNGSKFYKDFKKKYYITDKDIFGKEFLVIDSLEKFDWKITNEQKKIGNYTCFKAQIIFPVTEKEIKEYEEFKKKKEGDKTSFFSLSEPKEKIIEAWYTMEIPVSNGPGKYWGLPGLILELHESNTTYLCSKIVLNPSDKIEIKAPKNGKKVNQKEFDEIQEKKIRSMMNEDGVIEIKMN is encoded by the coding sequence ATGAAAAATTTACTTTTTAGAATAGTATTATTAATTATTGTAACTAATAGTTTTGCACAAAACTTTCAAGGAATTGCTTTTTACTCTTCTCAAACTCAAATGAAAGACTTTAATATTTCTGGGGATAATATTACACCAGATGTAAAAGAAAGAATGATGGAAAAAATGAAGAAAGCATTTGAAAAGACTTATGAACTAAAATTTACAAGCACAGAGTCAATTTATCAAGAGGAAGAAAAATTAGCGGTTACCAATCCTTCTTCAGGAGGAATTAGAGTTGATGTGGGTTTTTCTGGTGGTAATGGTTCTAAGTTTTACAAAGATTTTAAAAAAAAGTATTATATAACAGATAAAGATATTTTTGGAAAAGAATTTTTAGTAATTGATTCATTGGAAAAATTCGATTGGAAAATAACAAATGAACAGAAAAAAATAGGAAATTATACATGCTTTAAAGCCCAAATTATTTTTCCTGTAACAGAAAAAGAAATAAAGGAATATGAAGAGTTTAAGAAAAAGAAAGAAGGAGATAAAACTAGTTTTTTTAGTTTAAGTGAACCTAAAGAAAAAATAATTGAAGCTTGGTACACAATGGAAATTCCAGTTTCAAATGGTCCAGGTAAATATTGGGGATTACCAGGATTAATTTTAGAACTTCATGAATCAAATACAACATATTTATGTTCAAAAATTGTATTAAATCCAAGTGATAAAATTGAAATAAAAGCCCCGAAAAATGGCAAGAAAGTAAATCAAAAAGAATTTGATGAAATACAAGAGAAAAAAATAAGAAGTATGATGAATGAAGATGGAGTTATCGAAATTAAAATGAATTAA
- the metK gene encoding methionine adenosyltransferase has translation MAYLFTSESVSEGHPDKIADQISDALIDNFLAFDSESKVACETLVTTGQVILAGEVKSKIYLDVQQIARDVIKKIGYTKSEYMFEANSCGILSAIHEQSADINQGVDRATKEEQGAGDQGMMFGYATNETAEYMPLALKLSHEILQTLAELRRENNEITYLRPDAKSQVTLEYNNENKPVRIDAIVVSTQHDEFADEPTMLAKIKKDIIEILIPRVIAKNSQYAHLFNDAIKYHINPTGKFVIGGPHGDSGLTGRKIIVDTYGGKGAHGGGAFSGKDPSKVDRSAAYATRHIAKNLVAAGVAEEILVQVSYAIGVAEPTNVYVNTYGTSKLSLSDGEIAKKVAEIFDMRPYFIEQRLKLRNPIYSETAAYGHMGRTPQVVTKTFKSPNGEEKTVEVELFTWEKLDFVDKVKSAFNI, from the coding sequence ATGGCTTATTTATTTACGTCAGAATCTGTGAGTGAAGGACATCCAGATAAAATAGCTGACCAGATTAGTGATGCATTAATTGACAACTTTTTAGCATTTGATTCAGAATCTAAAGTAGCTTGCGAAACTCTTGTAACTACAGGACAAGTAATTTTAGCTGGTGAAGTAAAATCAAAAATTTACTTAGATGTTCAACAAATTGCGCGAGATGTAATTAAAAAAATTGGTTACACAAAAAGCGAATATATGTTTGAAGCTAATTCTTGTGGAATTTTATCAGCAATACACGAGCAATCGGCAGATATTAATCAAGGAGTTGACAGAGCTACAAAAGAAGAACAAGGAGCAGGTGACCAAGGAATGATGTTTGGTTATGCAACTAATGAAACTGCTGAATACATGCCTTTAGCACTTAAGCTTTCACATGAAATTCTTCAAACTCTAGCAGAATTAAGAAGAGAAAATAATGAAATTACTTATTTAAGACCAGATGCTAAATCTCAGGTTACATTAGAATATAACAACGAAAACAAACCTGTTCGTATTGATGCTATTGTGGTATCTACACAACATGATGAATTTGCTGATGAACCAACAATGCTTGCAAAAATTAAGAAAGATATTATTGAAATTTTAATTCCAAGAGTCATTGCAAAAAATTCTCAGTATGCACATCTATTTAATGATGCTATTAAATATCACATTAATCCAACAGGAAAATTTGTAATAGGTGGACCTCATGGAGATAGTGGATTAACAGGTAGAAAAATTATTGTAGACACTTACGGAGGAAAAGGTGCTCATGGTGGTGGTGCTTTCTCTGGAAAAGATCCAAGTAAGGTTGACCGATCTGCTGCTTATGCAACAAGACATATTGCTAAAAACTTAGTAGCTGCTGGTGTTGCTGAAGAAATTTTAGTACAAGTTTCTTACGCAATTGGTGTTGCTGAGCCGACAAATGTATATGTAAACACTTATGGCACAAGCAAATTATCGTTATCAGACGGTGAAATCGCTAAAAAAGTAGCTGAAATTTTCGATATGCGACCTTACTTCATTGAGCAACGTCTAAAATTAAGAAATCCTATTTATAGTGAAACAGCAGCTTATGGACACATGGGAAGAACTCCTCAAGTTGTTACTAAAACTTTTAAATCGCCAAATGGTGAAGAAAAAACAGTTGAAGTTGAATTATTTACCTGGGAAAAACTAGATTTTGTAGACAAAGTAAAAAGTGCTTTTAACATCTAA
- a CDS encoding TonB-dependent receptor produces the protein MNNNLIIAFLLITSIGFSQNIRFEGIVKDSTGLGLEMANVMAINNDTKAMDAYAITNENGKFILNLKTNTSYKIKASYIGFQSFEKNVSTTSSNMTYDISMAQGVQLNDVEVVYEMPVSISGDTIIYNSDSFTNGTERKLEDVLKKLPGVEVNKDGEIQVEGKTVQKVMVEGKDFFDGDTKIATKNIPADALDKIQVLRNYNEVSNLKGLENNDENIAINIKLKEGKKNFWFGDFTAGIGVGHKEDRYIVNPKLFYYSPKYSINVIGNINNIGELPLTMRDYFKFTGGFRSMMRKGGSSFNVSSNDLGILGLRNNQAANIDTKFGAANFSYNPSKSWTLSGFGIFLGNKTDVQTNSVNDLPEGASANSVEEKEDISRQKSDLGIFKLSSSYIPSAKTHFDYDAIVKFSNQKENQSVTSTELGDIYTNKKQKPFSINQNLNYYYTLDDKNVFAFETQHLYQQEDPFYNANLQNLAFNLGSEYNTMQVRDDVSQKRFVKTNKTDIKFDYYYMLTPKSNINVTVGNTYSYQNFDSHIFQVLDNQAVNDLNSEESNNDVSYAFNDVFLGLHYKFITGKFTFNPGFSVHNYNTKDIQLGGQNKQSFNRFLPDFYAQYQIKKSENLTYNFSLSNNFTDIVKLAEGLVFSNYNNLFSGNRFLENSLSQVHSLRYFKYNMFNFENIFANISYTRQVDAIKNKALLTSANQVTSSVNIDSNFADETFSGSANYGRSFAKYYKASAGFNLNWSKFNNIRVLSSTEEKVQTTESFSQNYNVRFSTNYKKIPNISLQYAYGINDNSSSVFYTDNPSVELEYYFLNAFSFVSEYSFYHNRNRAKTIDTEYDFLSSSLTYQKKDSKVEWKLSGTNLLNTKALNSNSFNQLGGTNSFSSYIVQPRYIILSMKYNL, from the coding sequence ATGAATAATAATCTTATAATTGCCTTTTTACTTATTACTTCAATAGGTTTTTCTCAAAATATCCGCTTTGAAGGTATTGTTAAAGATAGTACAGGACTTGGATTGGAAATGGCAAATGTTATGGCTATTAACAACGATACAAAAGCTATGGATGCTTATGCAATTACTAATGAAAATGGTAAATTTATTTTAAACTTAAAAACGAATACATCGTATAAAATAAAAGCAAGCTACATCGGTTTCCAGTCTTTTGAAAAAAATGTCTCAACAACATCCAGTAATATGACTTATGATATTTCAATGGCTCAAGGTGTGCAGTTAAATGATGTGGAAGTAGTATATGAAATGCCAGTTTCCATATCAGGCGATACGATTATTTATAATTCTGATTCTTTTACAAATGGAACAGAACGTAAATTAGAAGATGTTTTGAAAAAATTGCCAGGAGTAGAAGTAAATAAAGATGGAGAAATTCAAGTGGAAGGGAAAACAGTTCAGAAAGTAATGGTTGAAGGAAAGGATTTTTTTGATGGAGATACAAAAATTGCTACAAAGAATATTCCAGCAGATGCATTAGATAAAATTCAAGTATTGAGAAATTACAATGAAGTGTCTAATTTAAAAGGACTTGAAAATAATGACGAAAATATTGCTATAAATATTAAGCTAAAAGAAGGCAAAAAGAATTTTTGGTTTGGCGATTTCACAGCAGGAATTGGAGTTGGGCATAAAGAAGATAGATATATTGTAAACCCAAAATTGTTTTATTATAGTCCAAAATATAGTATAAATGTTATTGGTAACATTAATAATATTGGAGAACTTCCTCTTACAATGCGCGATTATTTTAAATTTACAGGTGGATTTAGAAGTATGATGAGAAAAGGAGGTTCTAGTTTTAATGTTTCTTCAAATGATTTAGGAATTTTAGGATTAAGAAATAATCAAGCAGCAAATATTGATACTAAATTTGGAGCAGCAAATTTTAGTTATAATCCTTCAAAATCTTGGACTCTAAGTGGTTTTGGAATTTTTCTAGGAAATAAAACAGATGTACAAACAAATTCTGTAAATGATTTGCCAGAAGGAGCTTCAGCAAATAGTGTGGAAGAAAAAGAAGATATTTCAAGACAAAAAAGCGATTTAGGAATTTTTAAATTAAGTTCTAGTTATATTCCTTCTGCAAAAACACATTTTGATTATGATGCAATTGTAAAGTTTTCTAATCAAAAAGAGAATCAAAGTGTAACTTCAACCGAGTTAGGAGATATTTATACAAATAAAAAACAAAAACCATTCAGTATAAATCAAAATTTAAATTACTACTATACACTTGATGACAAGAATGTTTTTGCATTTGAAACTCAGCATTTGTATCAACAAGAAGATCCTTTTTATAATGCAAATTTGCAAAACTTGGCATTTAATTTAGGGTCAGAATACAATACCATGCAAGTACGTGACGATGTTTCTCAAAAGCGTTTTGTGAAAACAAATAAAACAGACATTAAGTTTGATTATTATTATATGCTTACACCAAAAAGCAATATAAACGTAACAGTTGGAAATACATATTCATATCAGAATTTTGATTCGCATATTTTTCAAGTTTTAGATAATCAAGCAGTAAACGATTTAAATTCGGAAGAAAGTAATAATGATGTAAGTTATGCGTTTAATGATGTTTTTTTAGGACTTCATTATAAATTTATAACAGGAAAATTTACTTTTAATCCAGGGTTTAGTGTGCATAATTATAATACAAAAGATATTCAATTAGGAGGTCAAAATAAACAAAGTTTTAATCGATTTTTACCCGATTTTTATGCGCAGTATCAAATTAAAAAATCAGAAAACTTAACGTATAATTTTTCATTGTCAAATAATTTTACAGACATTGTGAAGCTTGCAGAAGGGTTAGTTTTTTCTAACTATAATAATTTATTTAGCGGAAACCGTTTTTTAGAAAACTCACTATCACAAGTGCATAGTCTTCGTTATTTCAAATACAATATGTTTAATTTTGAAAATATATTTGCAAATATATCATATACAAGACAGGTAGATGCAATTAAAAATAAAGCATTGCTTACAAGTGCAAATCAAGTAACATCTTCAGTAAATATAGATTCTAATTTTGCAGATGAAACATTTTCAGGATCTGCAAATTATGGAAGGTCTTTTGCAAAATATTATAAAGCTTCAGCAGGATTTAATTTAAACTGGAGTAAATTTAATAATATTAGAGTGTTATCTTCAACAGAAGAAAAAGTTCAAACAACAGAATCATTTTCTCAAAATTATAATGTACGCTTCTCTACAAATTATAAAAAGATACCAAATATAAGTTTACAATACGCGTACGGTATAAATGATAATTCAAGTAGCGTTTTTTACACAGATAATCCCTCAGTAGAATTAGAATATTATTTTTTGAATGCTTTTTCTTTTGTTTCAGAATATAGTTTTTATCATAATAGAAATAGAGCAAAAACAATAGATACAGAATATGATTTCTTGTCTTCAAGTTTAACTTATCAAAAAAAAGATAGTAAAGTTGAATGGAAACTTTCAGGAACAAATTTATTAAATACAAAAGCTCTAAATAGTAATAGTTTCAATCAATTAGGAGGTACAAATAGCTTCTCAAGTTATATTGTTCAGCCAAGATATATAATATTGAGTATGAAGTATAATTTATAA